A genome region from Thalassotalea euphylliae includes the following:
- the rimI gene encoding ribosomal protein S18-alanine N-acetyltransferase produces MTSSSINNLTYTAITLDNVTALMPIENACHTHPWTEKLFRSCVGGRYFGDYAQTIDASGNSKIIGFYIGEYILGEATLMNICVNPIEQGQGLGNALLTQFIAQAKNLGGEQLWLDVRTSNTAAIMLYINHGFTEISRRTGYYPTATGYEDSIVMGKKLVS; encoded by the coding sequence ATGACAAGTTCAAGTATTAACAACCTCACCTACACCGCAATTACATTGGATAATGTGACTGCGCTGATGCCAATTGAAAATGCTTGCCATACCCACCCATGGACAGAAAAGCTATTTCGTTCTTGTGTAGGCGGCCGCTACTTTGGTGACTATGCACAAACAATTGACGCCAGCGGCAACAGTAAAATTATCGGCTTTTACATTGGTGAATATATTTTAGGTGAAGCCACGTTAATGAATATTTGCGTGAACCCCATTGAGCAAGGTCAAGGGCTTGGCAATGCGCTACTAACGCAGTTTATTGCACAAGCGAAAAACCTTGGTGGCGAGCAACTTTGGCTTGATGTTAGAACCAGCAATACGGCCGCTATTATGCTTTACATCAACCACGGCTTTACCGAAATTAGCCGCCGCACTGGTTACTACCCAACGGCAACAGGCTATGAAGACTCGATTGTGATGGGGAAAAAGCTGGTAAGCTAA
- the aceK gene encoding bifunctional isocitrate dehydrogenase kinase/phosphatase, with amino-acid sequence MNNLAIAVAKTIINGFERHMYLFGEITRSAKERFEQAQWHEVQEASRQRTDFYDLRIKETLATIRQDFAISELDEALWQAIKQEYVEQLLYHDKSDLAESFYNSIFCHLFERKYYHNGFIFVESSQECLNNLRQKQIYTRYEPNEQGLEKTIETIMEKAGFTLPFRDLAGDIDIVISRFSREADKTRYPIDQMKFDILDQVFYRNKGAYIIGRVVSPGGETPFIVALLNDEQGHIYVDTLLTNKEDMAVVFGFARAYFFVDCPYLLPMINFLKELMPSKTKAELYSAVGYHKQGKTQFYRDFLHHLAQSDDKLELAPGIKGMVMSVFTLPSYPYVFKIIKDKFAPSKQMTKKDVKSKYRLVKLHDRVGRMADTMEYSEVAFPKDRFSDELLAELEQVAPSIIRYEDDLVVIEHMYIERRMTPLNLYLAKASDEEISDAMLGYGTAIKQLIAADIFPGDMLLKNFGVTRHGRVIFYDYDEITYMDEVNFRVKPEPKTEEQIYASEPWYTVDPGDMFPEELATFALANPKYRRAFLQHHPELLEASYWQQAQQNVAAGIVEDVFPYPDEVRFYHSKPTSHHN; translated from the coding sequence ATGAATAACTTAGCTATCGCCGTGGCCAAAACCATTATTAACGGTTTTGAGCGCCATATGTACCTATTTGGTGAAATCACTCGTTCAGCGAAAGAGCGTTTTGAGCAAGCACAATGGCATGAAGTGCAAGAAGCTTCACGCCAACGAACCGATTTTTATGATCTACGTATCAAAGAGACCTTAGCCACCATACGCCAAGACTTTGCCATTTCAGAATTAGACGAAGCGCTATGGCAAGCAATTAAACAAGAATATGTTGAGCAGCTGCTCTATCATGACAAGTCCGATTTAGCCGAAAGCTTTTACAATTCCATTTTTTGTCATCTGTTTGAGCGCAAGTACTACCACAACGGTTTTATTTTTGTTGAGTCTTCTCAAGAATGCTTAAACAACCTACGTCAAAAACAAATCTACACACGTTATGAACCCAATGAGCAAGGCTTAGAAAAAACCATTGAGACAATCATGGAAAAAGCGGGCTTTACCCTGCCGTTTCGTGATTTAGCTGGTGATATTGATATCGTAATCAGTCGCTTTTCACGCGAAGCAGACAAAACTCGTTACCCAATCGACCAGATGAAGTTTGATATTCTTGATCAAGTTTTCTATCGCAATAAAGGCGCTTACATTATTGGTCGCGTGGTTTCACCGGGCGGTGAAACGCCTTTTATTGTGGCGCTGCTTAACGATGAACAAGGCCATATTTACGTTGATACCTTGTTAACCAATAAAGAAGACATGGCGGTCGTATTCGGTTTCGCTCGTGCCTACTTCTTTGTTGATTGTCCTTATTTGCTGCCCATGATTAACTTTTTAAAAGAGTTGATGCCAAGTAAAACCAAGGCTGAGCTTTATTCTGCGGTTGGCTACCACAAACAAGGCAAAACGCAATTTTATCGCGACTTCTTGCACCACTTAGCACAAAGCGACGACAAGCTTGAGCTAGCGCCAGGGATCAAAGGTATGGTGATGTCAGTATTCACCCTCCCGTCATACCCTTATGTGTTTAAGATCATTAAAGACAAGTTTGCGCCAAGCAAACAAATGACGAAAAAAGATGTGAAGTCTAAATATCGTCTGGTGAAGCTGCACGACAGAGTGGGTCGAATGGCCGATACCATGGAGTATTCCGAAGTTGCCTTTCCCAAAGACAGGTTTTCTGATGAGTTATTAGCAGAGCTAGAACAAGTTGCGCCATCGATTATTCGCTACGAAGACGATCTGGTGGTTATCGAGCATATGTATATTGAACGCAGAATGACGCCGCTTAATCTCTACCTTGCTAAAGCAAGTGATGAGGAAATTAGTGATGCTATGTTGGGCTATGGTACAGCCATCAAGCAACTGATTGCTGCCGATATTTTCCCTGGCGACATGCTCTTGAAAAACTTTGGTGTGACTCGCCATGGCCGCGTTATTTTCTATGATTATGATGAAATCACTTACATGGACGAAGTGAATTTTAGAGTGAAGCCTGAACCTAAAACTGAAGAGCAAATTTATGCTTCAGAGCCTTGGTATACAGTAGACCCTGGCGATATGTTCCCAGAGGAGTTAGCGACGTTTGCACTAGCTAACCCGAAATATCGCAGAGCGTTTTTACAACATCACCCAGAGCTATTAGAGGCCAGTTATTGGCAGCAAGCACAACAAAATGTGGCTGCGGGTATTGTCGAAGATGTATTTCCATACCCAGATGAAGTCAGGTTTTATCACTCAAAACCGACCTCCCATCACAATTAG
- a CDS encoding DNA polymerase III subunit psi — MIQQAAFDKLTAMGIDLYQLRDQQNSAPTADYLAIDVKATANHRLYLDILTALSLNQTEVSIKEDKIDLGLLDWQFHQAEAIELTKQHLVTPSLDVLASKPQLKQQLWLLLAN, encoded by the coding sequence ATGATCCAGCAAGCAGCATTCGATAAATTGACCGCCATGGGCATTGACTTGTATCAACTACGAGATCAACAAAACTCAGCTCCTACAGCAGACTATTTAGCCATTGATGTCAAAGCAACAGCAAACCATCGCTTATATTTAGATATTTTGACTGCGCTGTCACTGAATCAAACTGAAGTCAGTATTAAAGAAGATAAAATAGATTTAGGCTTACTTGATTGGCAATTTCATCAAGCAGAAGCTATCGAGTTAACCAAGCAACATCTAGTCACGCCAAGTTTAGACGTGCTTGCTAGCAAGCCTCAACTGAAGCAGCAACTTTGGCTGCTACTCGCTAATTAA
- a CDS encoding YaeQ family protein has translation MALKATIFKVQLSISDMDRNYYAEHDLTIARHPSENNERMMLRILAFIFNANESLAFTKGLSDVDVPDLWQKNLHDEIEHWIELGQPSATRIKKGCNQAKQMTIYSYADGPFNQWWQKEENQLRLKSNLTVTTIAPELAEQLTNLVDRQMHLQCTLSEGQLWLTITSQADGEETIEVTPQTLSRN, from the coding sequence ATGGCGCTAAAAGCAACAATATTTAAAGTTCAGTTATCCATCTCTGATATGGATAGAAACTACTACGCCGAGCACGACCTCACCATTGCTCGTCACCCTTCTGAAAACAACGAAAGAATGATGCTGCGCATCTTGGCCTTTATTTTTAATGCCAACGAGTCACTAGCCTTTACCAAAGGGTTAAGCGATGTTGATGTGCCTGATTTATGGCAAAAAAACTTACACGATGAAATTGAACATTGGATAGAGCTCGGCCAACCGTCGGCAACACGCATTAAAAAAGGCTGCAACCAAGCCAAGCAAATGACCATTTACAGTTATGCCGATGGCCCGTTTAACCAGTGGTGGCAAAAAGAAGAGAACCAACTTCGCTTAAAAAGCAATTTAACCGTTACCACGATAGCGCCTGAGTTAGCCGAACAATTAACTAATTTAGTTGATCGCCAAATGCATCTGCAATGTACTCTTTCTGAAGGTCAACTTTGGTTGACCATTACTAGCCAAGCAGATGGTGAGGAAACCATCGAAGTGACACCGCAAACCCTATCAAGGAATTAG
- the tgt gene encoding tRNA guanosine(34) transglycosylase Tgt: MKYELINKDGKARRGRLTFERGTVETPAFMPVGTYGTVKGMKTEEIKEIGAEIILGNTFHLMLRPGTDIIEQHGDLHDFINWDKPILTDSGGFQVFSLGKMRKITEEGVKFSSPVNGEKIMLTPERSMEVQRALGSDIVMIFDECTPYPATHQEAKDSMELSLRWAQRSKDAHQGNPNALFGIVQGGMYEDLREVSVDGLKAIDFDGYAIGGLSVGEPKEDMIRILDHTTPLIPENKPRYLMGVGKPEDLVEGVRRGIDMFDCVMPTRNARNGHLFVSDGVVKIRNAKNKTDTGPLDPECDCYTCKNYSKAYLHHLDKCNEILGSQLNTIHNLRYYQRVMKGLRDAIEAGTLDDFVADFYARRGLPVPPLAEGSEQV; this comes from the coding sequence ATGAAATACGAATTAATTAATAAAGACGGTAAAGCACGTCGCGGCCGTTTGACCTTTGAACGTGGTACGGTGGAAACGCCAGCGTTTATGCCTGTGGGCACCTACGGCACGGTTAAAGGCATGAAAACCGAAGAAATTAAAGAGATTGGCGCAGAAATCATTCTCGGCAATACCTTTCACTTAATGCTACGTCCAGGCACAGACATCATCGAACAGCACGGTGATCTGCACGACTTTATTAACTGGGACAAGCCTATTTTAACCGATTCAGGCGGCTTCCAAGTATTCAGCTTAGGCAAGATGCGTAAGATCACTGAAGAAGGGGTAAAATTCTCTTCACCAGTAAACGGTGAGAAAATTATGCTAACGCCAGAGCGTTCAATGGAAGTTCAACGTGCGCTAGGCTCAGACATCGTGATGATTTTCGATGAATGTACCCCATACCCTGCCACTCACCAAGAAGCCAAAGACTCAATGGAGCTATCACTTCGTTGGGCACAGCGCAGTAAAGATGCGCACCAAGGTAACCCAAATGCGTTATTCGGCATTGTTCAAGGTGGCATGTATGAAGATTTACGCGAAGTTTCTGTTGACGGCCTAAAGGCAATTGATTTTGACGGCTATGCGATCGGCGGTTTATCAGTTGGTGAGCCGAAAGAAGATATGATCCGCATTTTAGATCACACCACCCCCTTGATCCCGGAAAATAAACCCCGATATCTGATGGGAGTAGGCAAGCCAGAAGATTTAGTGGAAGGTGTGCGCCGTGGCATAGATATGTTTGACTGTGTCATGCCAACTCGTAATGCCCGTAACGGCCACTTGTTTGTTAGCGATGGTGTGGTGAAAATTCGCAACGCGAAAAACAAAACCGACACTGGCCCACTAGATCCAGAGTGCGATTGCTACACCTGTAAAAATTACTCAAAAGCTTATTTGCATCATTTAGATAAGTGTAATGAAATTTTGGGCTCGCAGTTAAATACCATTCATAACCTGCGTTATTATCAGCGTGTGATGAAAGGTTTGCGTGATGCGATTGAGGCAGGTACATTGGATGACTTTGTTGCCGATTTCTATGCCCGCCGAGGCTTACCTGTACCGCCATTAGCGGAAGGTAGTGAGCAAGTTTAA
- the yajC gene encoding preprotein translocase subunit YajC — MSLSLGTIFAQAQPQGGGMEMLIMLAVFGLVFYFMIYRPQAKRVKEHKTLMSALSKGDEVLTQGGLVGKITKVSDEKDFVVIAIAEGTDVTVQKASISAVLPKGTMKSL; from the coding sequence ATGAGTCTATCTTTAGGTACTATTTTTGCCCAGGCACAACCGCAAGGTGGTGGTATGGAAATGTTAATCATGCTGGCCGTGTTCGGTTTAGTGTTTTATTTTATGATTTATCGCCCACAAGCGAAGCGCGTAAAAGAGCACAAAACCTTAATGTCGGCACTATCTAAAGGTGACGAAGTACTGACCCAAGGCGGTTTAGTGGGCAAAATTACTAAAGTGTCTGACGAGAAAGACTTTGTGGTAATCGCTATTGCTGAAGGTACTGATGTGACAGTACAAAAAGCATCAATCAGTGCGGTACTGCCAAAAGGAACAATGAAAAGCCTCTAA
- a CDS encoding tetratricopeptide repeat protein, whose product MRKSLLVIALLSFYSASSYASNEITSCLSTKCRSYFNDFDVYASSGHKEAIATLADMYYNGYGTKKNLRRAFKYYKKAVFKGVPSAQYKMGLIYLSNDHYQDPEKGLTYIEQAAQSKHPGAMHTLGVIYLHNQNLPQADYWLAQAYRQGDSSMQSLVEQLKSAQPAILAQLPQLNEEVAENWLVWHQTDKNKQASVQEYLDTQLNIFKERSRRTVDWPSNWASTP is encoded by the coding sequence ATGAGAAAATCACTATTAGTTATTGCGCTGTTGTCTTTCTACTCAGCGTCTAGTTACGCTTCAAATGAAATAACATCTTGCTTGAGTACCAAGTGTCGCAGTTACTTTAATGACTTCGATGTATATGCTAGTAGTGGCCACAAAGAAGCTATCGCCACCTTAGCGGATATGTACTACAACGGTTATGGCACGAAAAAGAATTTGCGCCGCGCATTTAAATACTACAAAAAAGCTGTATTTAAAGGTGTACCAAGTGCTCAATATAAAATGGGGCTCATCTATTTATCCAACGATCACTACCAAGACCCTGAAAAAGGCCTTACCTACATAGAGCAAGCCGCACAAAGCAAGCACCCTGGTGCGATGCATACTCTAGGGGTGATTTATTTACACAATCAAAACTTACCGCAAGCAGATTACTGGTTGGCACAAGCCTATCGGCAAGGTGATAGCAGTATGCAAAGCCTAGTTGAACAACTAAAAAGTGCTCAACCAGCAATACTGGCGCAACTACCTCAACTAAATGAAGAAGTAGCTGAAAATTGGCTTGTGTGGCACCAAACTGACAAAAACAAGCAAGCATCTGTACAAGAGTATTTAGACACACAGCTAAACATCTTCAAAGAGCGCAGCCGAAGAACGGTTGATTGGCCGAGTAATTGGGCTTCAACGCCCTAG
- a CDS encoding M56 family metallopeptidase codes for MINWLGEVIIPFTLVAVVLLLTRRYLSHFYSPQMGYANWLLLPVSLIVPFIELPNWFAVVSEGQSVQRYLAVYTGEPLSAPAELPLLTIWLAGVLSLLGFWSIQHLKLINSQSNWQLATNELLHHEVLANSALKVYRTQQDYSPALVGIVKPKLLIPKHFEHLYSKEQQQLILEHELCHFNRNDMVWNTIGLLIVALMWFHPLAWLAYLRFRRDQEISCDQTVLARKHTTCRINYSKALLVAAQASPPLGFAQLSFKEYGDKNVMFERINMIKQGYQKSKLVSAAVLVGALSVMSAISYAGDGYSTNDTHKSSKKMSNLADHIKPTVRIEPKYPIQAARDRVEGSVVLKFDITPSGSVSNISVVKAIPENVFNKVATTALAQWQYETSASGSTNNLVQLDFMMDDNSTFNFANLTEQITVSN; via the coding sequence ATGATTAACTGGCTTGGCGAGGTAATCATCCCATTTACATTAGTTGCTGTGGTGTTACTGCTGACTAGACGCTATTTATCCCACTTTTACAGCCCTCAAATGGGATACGCTAATTGGCTGCTATTACCTGTAAGTTTGATTGTCCCATTTATTGAGTTGCCAAACTGGTTTGCTGTTGTTAGCGAAGGGCAAAGCGTGCAGCGGTACTTGGCAGTTTACACAGGTGAACCTTTAAGTGCTCCTGCTGAGTTACCTTTGCTTACTATTTGGCTTGCTGGTGTACTCAGTTTACTGGGCTTTTGGAGTATTCAGCATCTTAAACTGATCAACTCACAGTCTAATTGGCAGCTTGCTACCAATGAATTATTGCATCATGAAGTGCTAGCAAACAGCGCATTAAAAGTTTACCGAACACAGCAGGATTATAGCCCTGCGCTAGTCGGGATAGTTAAGCCGAAACTTTTGATCCCCAAGCATTTTGAGCATTTATATTCGAAAGAGCAGCAACAGCTGATTCTTGAACATGAACTTTGCCATTTCAATCGAAATGACATGGTATGGAACACCATTGGGCTGCTGATAGTGGCTTTAATGTGGTTTCACCCTCTGGCATGGCTAGCGTATTTGCGCTTTCGCCGTGATCAGGAAATTTCCTGTGATCAAACCGTGTTGGCGCGCAAACACACGACTTGCAGGATTAACTACAGTAAGGCCTTGTTGGTGGCGGCACAAGCATCTCCACCACTTGGCTTTGCTCAATTATCCTTTAAAGAATATGGAGATAAAAACGTGATGTTTGAACGCATTAATATGATTAAACAAGGCTACCAAAAATCCAAACTGGTAAGTGCTGCGGTGTTGGTGGGAGCATTAAGTGTAATGTCGGCAATTAGCTATGCTGGTGATGGCTACTCAACAAATGATACGCATAAGTCGAGTAAGAAAATGAGTAACTTGGCTGACCACATCAAACCGACAGTGCGCATTGAGCCCAAATATCCGATTCAAGCGGCACGCGATAGAGTTGAAGGTTCGGTGGTGCTTAAATTTGATATTACGCCAAGCGGCAGTGTCAGCAACATTAGTGTTGTTAAAGCTATTCCTGAGAACGTATTTAATAAAGTTGCAACAACAGCGTTAGCGCAATGGCAATATGAAACATCGGCTAGTGGTTCAACCAATAATTTAGTGCAGTTGGATTTTATGATGGATGATAATTCTACATTTAATTTCGCTAACTTGACCGAGCAAATAACGGTGAGTAATTAG
- a CDS encoding acyl-CoA thioesterase, producing the protein MHIDTLLAQATNSSTLTIPASWGQGRTVFGGVSAAVLYQAIKSKVANYRPMRSFNCNFVGPLAVDEPFELQVEILREGKNATQAFGKIIQQDKVAVICQVCFAVDRQSKIAVENTEQHDLPPAKKAQFIPPIPKVVPKFLKHLDLNLVEGKFPFMGSKKNHIKGWIRFSKAPEAITDAHLIALIDGYPCPVLQTLKWPAPASSMNWNIEFLHPHDEIKPTDWLAYSSFPRQAADGYCHMESDIWDANGKLIAISRQVVGVFD; encoded by the coding sequence ATGCATATAGATACCCTACTCGCGCAAGCAACAAACTCATCGACACTCACCATTCCCGCTAGCTGGGGACAAGGGCGTACCGTATTTGGTGGTGTTTCAGCGGCAGTGCTCTATCAGGCAATCAAATCGAAAGTCGCTAACTATAGGCCAATGCGCTCATTTAACTGTAACTTTGTCGGACCATTGGCGGTAGATGAGCCATTTGAGCTACAAGTTGAGATCTTGCGCGAAGGTAAAAATGCCACTCAAGCATTTGGCAAGATAATTCAACAGGATAAAGTCGCGGTGATTTGCCAAGTGTGTTTTGCAGTTGATCGCCAATCGAAAATCGCGGTTGAAAATACTGAGCAACACGATTTACCGCCGGCAAAAAAAGCACAGTTTATTCCACCAATTCCGAAAGTCGTGCCTAAGTTTTTAAAACACTTAGACCTCAACCTAGTGGAAGGTAAGTTCCCATTTATGGGCAGTAAAAAGAACCATATCAAAGGCTGGATTCGTTTTAGCAAAGCGCCAGAAGCTATTACTGATGCTCACTTAATCGCGTTAATCGATGGCTACCCTTGCCCAGTGTTGCAAACCTTAAAATGGCCAGCACCGGCGAGCAGCATGAACTGGAATATTGAGTTTTTGCACCCGCATGACGAAATCAAGCCAACTGACTGGCTCGCCTATTCATCCTTCCCACGCCAAGCTGCCGATGGCTATTGTCATATGGAATCTGATATTTGGGATGCCAATGGCAAGCTGATTGCTATCAGTCGTCAAGTGGTGGGAGTTTTCGATTAA
- a CDS encoding BlaI/MecI/CopY family transcriptional regulator: MIDISNAEAEVLTILWGQQPLSAGDIIEQLNQERPWHEKTVKTLLNRLVKKGAVGFEKDKRRYLYYPVLEQASYQQHASQSLIKRLFSGRVSPLVAGFAKHNNLQKEDIESLKQLISDWEREND, from the coding sequence ATGATTGATATTAGCAATGCCGAAGCCGAAGTATTAACGATACTTTGGGGGCAACAGCCTCTGTCTGCTGGCGATATTATTGAACAGCTGAATCAGGAACGCCCTTGGCATGAAAAAACAGTGAAAACTTTGCTTAATCGGCTGGTAAAAAAAGGTGCAGTAGGTTTCGAGAAAGATAAACGTCGCTACCTGTATTACCCGGTTTTAGAACAAGCCAGTTATCAACAACACGCTAGCCAGTCGTTGATAAAACGTTTGTTTAGCGGCCGAGTTTCACCTCTAGTTGCTGGTTTTGCTAAGCACAACAATTTGCAAAAAGAAGACATCGAGTCGTTGAAGCAGTTGATTAGCGACTGGGAGCGAGAAAATGATTAA
- the queA gene encoding tRNA preQ1(34) S-adenosylmethionine ribosyltransferase-isomerase QueA, whose protein sequence is MRVSDFAFDLPEELIARYPKQDRTASRLMTVEGSSGDITDGTFVDVLAQLNDGDLLIFNNTRVIPARMFGKKASGGKLEVLVERVLDEHRVLAHIRCSKSPKPGTEIILEESVSATMVARHDALFELAFEGEEKVLDILERIGHMPLPPYIDRPDEDSDRERYQTVYNEKPGAVAAPTAGLHFDDDLLAKIQAKGVDLAFVTLHVGAGTFQPVKVEEIADHVMHAEYVEVSEDVVAKIEQTKANGGRVVAVGTTSMRSLESAAKAADEQGKLIAPFYQDTDIFITPGFNFKVVDALITNFHLSESTLLMLVSAFTGYDNMMRAYQHAVEEKYRFFSYGDAMFLTRQSR, encoded by the coding sequence ATGCGTGTTTCTGATTTTGCTTTTGATTTACCTGAAGAGTTAATTGCTCGTTATCCAAAACAAGATCGTACTGCCAGTCGTTTAATGACGGTTGAAGGCAGTAGTGGCGACATCACAGATGGCACTTTTGTTGATGTGTTAGCGCAGCTAAACGACGGTGACTTACTCATTTTCAACAACACTCGTGTAATTCCTGCCCGCATGTTTGGTAAGAAAGCCTCGGGTGGTAAGCTCGAAGTGTTGGTTGAACGGGTATTAGATGAACATCGAGTGTTAGCTCATATCCGCTGTAGCAAATCGCCAAAACCTGGCACTGAAATTATTTTGGAAGAGTCTGTGTCGGCAACGATGGTTGCTCGCCACGACGCACTGTTTGAATTGGCATTTGAAGGCGAAGAAAAAGTCTTAGACATTCTCGAACGCATTGGTCATATGCCATTGCCACCTTATATCGACCGCCCAGATGAAGACTCAGATCGCGAGCGTTATCAAACCGTTTACAATGAAAAACCTGGCGCTGTTGCTGCGCCAACCGCAGGTTTGCATTTTGATGATGACTTACTGGCAAAAATTCAAGCCAAAGGTGTAGATCTTGCTTTTGTTACCTTGCACGTTGGCGCGGGGACTTTCCAACCGGTAAAAGTTGAAGAAATTGCTGATCATGTCATGCATGCAGAATATGTGGAAGTCTCGGAAGACGTCGTGGCGAAAATCGAACAAACGAAAGCTAATGGTGGCCGTGTTGTCGCCGTTGGTACCACCTCGATGCGCTCACTCGAAAGTGCAGCGAAAGCGGCAGATGAGCAAGGCAAATTAATTGCCCCGTTTTATCAAGACACAGATATTTTTATTACCCCAGGTTTTAACTTCAAAGTGGTCGATGCACTAATTACTAACTTCCACTTGTCGGAATCAACCTTGTTAATGCTAGTCAGCGCCTTTACAGGTTACGACAATATGATGCGTGCCTATCAACACGCAGTTGAGGAAAAGTATCGCTTTTTCTCATACGGCGATGCGATGTTTTTAACGCGCCAAAGCCGTTAA